TCTGTACCCGGGTTCTCGTCACCGATGCTGGCGTTCGAGATGTGCGAGATACCAAGGCTCAGACGTTCGTGGCTGTCAAAGCGGAAGCCGAGCTCAAGACCCGAACGGAATTCGATCCAGTGACCAAGATCTTCACCATTGCCCTGATGGTATGCGCCAACCGAGGTGTAGACGCTGGAAACAAAATGATCGCCCCACAGAACATCAACAGCCAGACCGCCATAACCGTGAACGGCACCTTCGGAAGTGACCATCACACCGCCGATCGGGCGGGTGACATCAAACATCGCGTGCTGCGCACGATAGTTCAGACGAAATTCGGCAGCTTCTTCGTCCTGCGTGATATCGACCATACCGGTCGAAAATTCAAGCAGTCCGGAATCGTTATCATTTCCAAGAATTTGCTGTGCTTGTGCGGTGTTCAAAAAACCAAACAGTACGCAAACTGCAAGCAGTTTCCCCAAAACCAACTTCATTAACCAAGTCCCCACTAGATCAATCGGTTCGATATACTACCCAACCGTGCTTCAAACTCAACAACACAATGCTGCTTGTCTGTTAATTTTACACAAACTTCTTGCCATCAAACCGGTTGGTCGCCAGGACCAGTTCCCGGATAATCCCGGGTTCGCTGGCCGCATGCCCGGCATCATCAACGATGACCAGTTCAGAGCCATCCCACGCCTTGTGAAGTGCCAAGGCCGAAACTGGCGGGCACACAACGTCATAGCGCCCCTGCACAATGACGAGCGGTGCATGGGAAATACGACCAATGTTCTTGATCAACTGGTCTTCTTCAAAGAAGCAGCGATGTACAAAATAATGATGTTCAAGCTTGGCCAGCGCCAGCGCGATCTGGTCACTCTCAAAGACCTCGACCAGACCATCATCAGGCAGAAGCGTACAGCATGTCGCCTCATAGGCTGACCAGACTCGTGCGGCATCAATGGCCGCCTCTTCACCATCCTTGCCAGAGAAGATATCGGCATAACGGTCAAGCAAGGGCTGATAACCGGGATTATCTTTGAAACCAGCAGCATCAAGGAAGCGGCGCTCTGCCTCGGGAAAGAACCGCCCCATGCCTTCCATGAACCATTTGATTTCGGATGTCGTGCCAAGAAAGATACCGCGCAGGACAAAGCCTGTAACGCGTTCCGGGCAAGCCTGACCGTAGGCCAACGCCAAAGTCGACCCCCACGAGCCCCCAAACACCAGCCAACGATCAATGCCGCGCTCCTTGCGCAGGGCTTCGATATCGCCAATCAGATGTTCGGTCGTGTTATTTTCAAGGCTGCCGAACGGGCGTGATTTTCCGGCCCCGCGCTGATCAAATAAAATCACACGGTACTTTTCCGGATCAAAGAAGCGGCGGCTGTTGAGCGAGATGCCCCCACCCGGACCGCCATGCAGGAAGATGACCGGCAGCCCATCGGGGTTACCAACTTCTTCCCAGTAAATCTCGTGACCGTCTTCACGAGGTAACCAACCCGACTGATGGGGCGAAATTTCGGGATAGAGCACGCGAAGGACCTTTTCTTTATTAAATGGGACGCTGTCTTTTCGCCGGTGGTGGCGCGTACAAGAAGTCGCATAAACAACGGTATAAGAACAAGCTCTATTGCGCCCGCGACTAACGGGCGAGGCAGAGCCAGAACGGGTTTTCAAGTGTGATGTAAGGCCCACCGCGATTTTCAATCACGCCACGTACCCGAACTTCCTGCCCGACCCAATCCTGCAGGATGTCTTGAAAGTCTTCGCCGTTGGCGAATGCATCGCGCAAGGTAGCGTCCAATGCGATGGTGAAATCTTCGCGCCAATTCGATCCGAAGTTAAGGTAACTGCGCCATTCCTGATGTTCGATGCTTCTGATCGTGCCATCAATCAATGCAAATCTGCCAATCGCATCGTGGGCGGTCGGGATATTCTCTGCCCCCGCATCATGGGCCCGCACATAATAGGCTGTCTCTGGGCTAGGGTCGGACCATATGCCAGACTGATTTTTGATCGCAGCATCCTCGATCCCGATCAGCTTCGGCACATCCTGCCCGCTTTCAGGAACAAGCATCGCGAGACCGGCAGCCAAAAGTTCTGCATGCCAATCGCCGACACCTTCACCTTGAATGCGAACCGGTATTCGTCCGAGAAAATCTGGCTGTTCGGCCAGCGGCGTGACCGAAACCTTGTTTGCACTCGCCTGTTCCAGCCATGCCCGTGCCGCGTCATCATATCCCGGTACAAACGCAATATCTGCCAGCCGAAATGATTTTCCCGACAGCTCGGCGACGGTGAATGCATCAACCGCTTCAATATTGAGCTGCACATCACGCCAAACCGGCCGCGGATCCGTTGAGAGCAGCGTTTGACCATCACCCGCGATGATGTCAGCACCGCAGCGCCAATCGGCGGCCATCACGGGTAGATTGGCCCCACAAACGGCGACAACAAGCAGCATTAATGTGCCTTTACGCCACACCAATGTCGATCCAGCCCAAAAATTTCCCCATTTTTGATGCTTGATTCGGGATTGCGAAAAGATTGAATGATCAAGGAACACGCGCTACCAATTCCCGGTTGGTTTCGCAAATATATTGCGCCACAGCTTACACGGCCAAAGGACACGAGGAAAGATATCAATGGGCTGGCTGAACTTTCGTTCACATAAACATATTGCAGGTGTACTTGCAGCGATTGCGCTGAGTACTGCCGTTGCCGGATGTTCAACCAACCGGGCGACCGGCGAAGACAGCTTTACGGCCTTCATGTCGCCCGAGCAGGAAAAACAGATCGGCTCGCAGGAACATCCGAAAATGGTCAAGGAATTCGGTGGTCAATACACCGAAAAGGACCTGCAGACGTACGTGACAGAAGTCGGTGAAAAGCTGGTTGCGGTTTCGGAAACCCCGAACGAGAAATTCACCTTCACGGTCCTCGATTCCCCGGTTGTCAACGCCTTTGCCCTGCCCGGCGGATATGTATATATCACGCGTGGCCTGGCGGCCCTTGCGACCAATGAAGCAGAACTGGCAGGCGTCCTTGCCCATGAGATCGGCCACGTCGTTGCCCGTCATTCCGCACAACGTTATAGCCGCGGTGTGCTGACGCAAATTCTGGCTGGTGGTCTGGCTGTTGCTGTCGGAAACGGTGCTGGCGAGTTGATTGGCACCGGGGCAAACGCATATCTCAAGTCCTTCTCGCGCGAACATGAATTCGAAGCCGACATGCTTGGCATTCGCTATATCACGCGTGCGGGTTATGACCCGGATGCCATGGCGACTTTCCTTGAAAAGCTTCGTGCCCATTCACGACTTCAGGCCAAACTTGCCGGTCGATCCCCTGACGATGTCGATCAGTATGATTTCATGGCAACCCACCCGCGCACGCTTGATCGCATTGAACAGGCCCATCAAAGTGCCAATGTCACCGCGGTTGCCAATCCGGAAAGTGGTGCTGTGCGCTATATGACGGCAATTGACGGTATTCTGTATGGCGACGGCCCGGATCAGGGTTATGTCCGGGGGCAAGAATTTGTCCATGTGCCATTGAATTTCCGGTTTGAAGTCCCCGATGGCTTCACAATGACCAACCAGCCAAATGCCGTTATCGCCCGCGATGGCAAAGGTGCCCAGATCATCTTCGAGGGCGCGTCTGGCGCAAAGGACATGCGCCTTGATAGCTATCTTGAAAACGGGTTCTCGAAGCAGATCGCCATTCGAAATATTGAAATGCTCGACATCGAAGGCCAGGAAGCCGCCACCGGTAGCGCTGATATCTCATTGCGTTCGGGGCCTGCGCGCCTACGCGTGGTTGTGATCCGTCATGGCAGCTCGGCCTATCAATTCCTATTTGTCACACCACTTGATCAGGCTGATAACTATAACCTGCCGCTGCGCCGCACGACCTATAGCTTCCGCCCGCTCACCGAGCGGGAAAAGAAGATCTATACCCCGCTTCGCATCAAGGTACGTGCGGTAAACCCGGAGTATGACCTGCAGACCTTTATCGACGACATGGAAGTCGACAAGGCACCGGCTGATGTCTTTGCCACGATCAATGGCCTTGGCGATGGGCAGGCCCCGGCTGTCGGGTCGCTGGTCAAGGTGGTTCGGCACTAAAACGCCAAACTATCCAAACCCAAACACGACAAAAGGCAGCATATTGATGCTGCCTTTTTCTTTTCCGATTGCTCACTTTCCCGAGGGGATAACGGAAAGTCTAGCTGCTTGTAATCTGTTCGATGACGGCCCCCTGACCATCAAGGGCGACCGCGATCAAATGACCACCGCGGCCTGCACCACCGTCCAGCGACAGGGTAAATTCACGTTCCTGCAAGCCCATCTGACCTTGGGATGCACCGCGTACAATACGGGCACAGTCGTAATACCGTTCAGTGATGGCTTCAAACATTGATCCACCCCACCAGAAGGTATCCGTCTGGCCTGTCAGTGGCCGCGAACCATCCAGACCCGTATGAACAAAGATCAGGCGCCCATCTGTCGAATAGGCCGCGTGCTTGAGATCAGACATCAATGCGTTATGGCCACTATGGCGGCGCACGGCATCCGCAAAGCCCGAGGTCCACTGCGAGATCGCATGTGCGCCCTGATGCATAGTCCTTTGGACATTGACCGGGTCAAAGCCATAGGCGCGTACCGGTCCTGCGATGCCACGGGTCAGCATCCAGTCAAAAACCTCGCCCGGGTTTGGGGCAAACTGGATCTGCTGCAACTTGGACAGCATTTCTTCGGCTGCACCGCGCAGGAAGGCGATATCACTGATATCAACACCATCCTTGGCAATGAAGAAACGGCGAAACAGCAACAGCTCGTTGATGGTTGCGACGACATTTTCGGCCGTTCCATCACCCCAGTAATTGCCAAGATAGACAAGCCTGTCGCCCGGTTTCATATGTTGCGCAAGTTTCTGGTGAACGGCGCATAATGCGCCATGATCACCATTGATTGCGCCGACGACCCAGATTCGCTCAGCCGGCTTGATCGGCGCCAGAACTGTACTCATCGCTGTAACCTGCCCAAAACAAAAATAAAACCGGCCCAAGCGTATATCGCGGGCCGGTTTTTATAAATAGTTGTCTGAAGGGACCTTCGCAATCAGGCAGCCTTCTGCAAAAGCTTTTCGAGTTTGCCAGATGCCTTATCCTTGTCGATTTTTTCAATCGCGGCAAGTTCATCAACGAGGCGCTCGAAAGCTGCTTCGTAGATCTGACGTTCGGAGAAGGACTGTTCCGGCTGAGTCGCGCTGCGATGAAGGTCGCGCACGACTTCGGCGATCGAAACCGGGTCACCCGAATTGATCTTTGCTTCATATTCCTGGGCACGGCGGGACCACATGGTGCGTTTCACACGCGCGCGGCCCTTAAGGGTAATCAGCGCGGAATCCATCTGTTTTTTCGAGGACAGCTTGCGCAGACCGGAGTTGCCAACTTTGTTCACCGGCACGCGCAGGGTCATGCGGCTAGATTCAAAGGTAATTACATAAAGGCGCAATTCCTGCCCCGCAATTTCCTGGGTTTCCAGGCCATCAACACAGCCAACACCATGTGCGGGGTAAACAACGTAATCGCCAACAGCAAACGGCAACTTATCCGACATCAAGCATCCTTCCGGCCCAATCAGGCCTGGTCATTCAACTGCAACACTACAGAACCAGCGACGCAAAGAGCTGCACGCGACCAAGCTTTTTGGCAAAGTCGCGGTTCAGACAGGAAATTCAAATACGGAAATCCGACATTTCGGAACGAGCCTGTCGAGCCCTTAGCGCGAATTGTGAACCATAACACAACAAGCCATCAGTTTACAGGAATTTTCCCGGCAACCCGTTCAATGCAGCCATGCGCAAAACCCACTGGCGCAAACCAGTGGGTCAAAAATCGCATGTAATATCGGGGGTTAGCCCAAAAATCAGTCACCCGTTCCGGGGGCTTCGGAGAGCAATTCGGTCTTGCCGGATTTGCCGTTCCATTCATCCGCATCGGCAGGCGCATCGCCCTTGCGGGTAATATTTGGCCAAACCTCTGCAAATTTACGGTTGATTTCCAACCAGTTATCCAGATTCGGTTCGGTATCGGGAATAATCGCTTCAGCGGGGCATTCCGGTTCGCAAACACCACAATCGATGCATTCATCAGGGTGAATCACCAAAAAGTTTTCACCTTCATAGAAGCAATCGACGGGACAAACCTCGACGCAGTCCTGATACTTACACTTGATGCAGTTTTCCGTCACCACATAGGTCATGGTGTAACTCCGTACAGGTTGCGGGGCCAGATTGCGGCTGCACCCGCTTTTGGCCGTTTTCTCTCTCGGGAATTGGGTTATCACGCACCGCAGTTGTGTGCAACTCCAATAAAACCCTAATTTTTTGCGTAGTATTCTGTTTGCATCGCACCGCAACGGTGCACAAAGCCCATTACAGATTGCCGCGGCCCCGCTGCAGTGCAGTGCAGCGCAGACCATACAGATTTCCGGTCACTTTTCCAGATCTAAGGGGCCCAACTCATTCACATAATCGTCCCGTTCCTCCGGATTTGCGCGGATATGCGGAGTGAAATCACAGGAAGATTTATATCTTTCAAGATTTTACGACAAAATAGCCCGTGCAAATCCGGGGGATCCAAAGGACAACTGATATGAGAGAAAGCCTCTGCGTCAAAACCCTTGACCGGGGCAACGGCCCCGCTCTGCGGGCCTTTCCTTGCTCTTTCTCTCATATCAGTTGCCGGGGCGGTCATGTGAATGAGTTTGGCCCCTAAATCCCGCGGAGAATTGCTTTTACCCCCGCAAAGCCATAGTCTGCTTCGCAAGGGGTATAACAGAAGAAACTGTGGGGATCGGATTGCCGGAAAAAGGCCTTGATCAACAACGGCTTAGATGGCGCGATCGCTTGTCTGTCAAACAGGCAAGGATTGCGGTCGGCCTTACTTTGCTGATCGGCCTGTTATTCAGTGGCATTCAGATTGTCTGGGATCTTCGTGAAGAACAGAACCTGATTGACCGCACCGTAAACCAGGTTCTTGCGACCCTGCGCGAGTCTGCGACCCAGGCTGCATATGGACTGGATGAAACACTCGCAGCCCGCGTCATTTCCGGCCTGTTCGAATATGAGCCAGTCTACGAGGCCGAGCTTCGCGATAACTTCAAAAATGTTCTGGCACGCAAGACCGAGCAGCCAATCAATTCCAATCGCACATTCCTGACCCAGATTATGTTTGGGGAAAATCAGGAATACGAAATCCCGCTGAATACAGACGGACCAAACGGTCTGGTCGGCCATCTCAGTGTCAAGATCGATACCGACATGATCGCAGAGGGGTTCATCAACCGTGCATCGCGCATTCTGTTGTCGGGTATCGTACGCAACCTTCTGCTTGGCCTGGTTCTGGTTGCTTTTTTCTATATCACACTGACCAAACCGCTTCTGGGCATTGCCGCACAATTACGCCAAATCGATCCAGAAAAGCCCGACTCTGCTGCCATCAACATACCCCCCCATCATGCCCGCAATGAACTTGGCATGATCCTGCAGACAACACGTGGGCTGGTCGAACGGGTTTCATCAACACTCGACAGATTGCTTGAAAGCCAGCAAAAGGTCCGCGACCGTGAAAGCCGCCTGAGCGCCATCGTTCAAAATGTCGCGGACGGCATTCTGACCATCACGCCGACGGGCCGCATTGTCGAATGCAATGCCGCAACCAAAGAGATCCTCGGCCTGATGCGTGATGAGACGCCAAAGGGCCGAACATTACATGAATTCCTGCTGCCGCGTGCCGTGCCGCTTCTCGAACACAGTTTGGAAGAACTCGCCGCACACGCCCCCGGTGCCGAAGCCGTCGAGAAACGCTTTACCCTGCCGATCGTGCGCGCCGATCAGAAGGAAATCGATGTCTCCATTGCATTGCGCCTGATCCCCGATAGCGCAACACCATTGATGACGGCTGTTCTGAACGACATCACCGTGCGAAAGCGTTACGAAGAACAACTGGTCTATATGGCCAATCATGACACACTGACCAACCTGCCCAACCGCAGCATGCTTGAACGCAGCCTGTCAGAAGCCTTAAACACCCATAAAAACAATGCGTCCGAGCGCAGTGGCGCCACCGCAATCCTATTCATTGACCTTGATCGTTTCAAGGTGATCAATGACAGCCTTGGTCATGACGTCGGTGACCTGATGCTCAAGGCCGTCGCACTCCGGTTGCAACGTGTGATCGGGCGACAGGAAATTGTCGGCCGATTGGGCGGCGACGAATTCCTGATCATTATTCCTGACCTTAAGGAAACGCAGGATGCCGTCATCCTGTCGCAGGCTGTACTTGATGCCTTGGCACCGGCCTTTGACATCAACGGACGCGTTCTGTTTGTCACACCGTCTATCGGGATTGCCCTTTATCCATCTGATGGCGAAGATTTCCCGGCCCTGATGCGCAATGCCGACACCGCAATGTACAGTGCGAAATCCAGTGGCGGAGGAACCTATCACTTCTTTACCAAGACCATGAACGAAAGTGCCATGGCGCGCCTTGTGATCGAAAATGATCTGCGAGAAGCTTTGGTAAAGGACGAGTTTGAACTGCATTACCAGCCGAAGGTCGATCTGCGGACAAACCAGGTCTGCGGCCTTGAAGCGCTGATTCGCTGGAAACAGCCGGGCCGAGGCTATATTTCGCCAATGCAGTTTATTCCGGTTGCCGAGGAAACCGGCCTGATCAGCAGGATTGGCGAATGGGTTTTCCGTGAAGTCTGTCGCCAGATTTCCGAGTGGGATGCTCAATCACTTCCGCCGATGCCGATTGCGGTCAATCTGTCACCAAGACAATTGATCGAGGGCCACATCACCGAGACGATTTCACGCATCCTTGCCGAGACGGCAACACCAGCCGCCCGTATTGTACTTGAAGTCACGGAAACGGCGATGATGCAGGAAATCAAGAAGGCGGCCACCATCCTTGATGAGCTGCGCCATCTTGGTTTAAAGATCGCGGTTGATGATTTTGGTACCGGGTATTCGTCACTCGCCTATCTCAAACGGTTGCCGATCAATTCCATCAAGATCGACCGTTCGTTCGTACGGGATGTCACCATCGACACAGACGACGCCGCGATCACGCGCACCATTATTGCGATGGGGCATAACCTTGGCCTCAAGGTTGTCGCCGAAGGGGTAGAGACCCAGGAACAAATGAATTTCTTGCGGGAATGCAATTGTGATGAAGTCCAGGGCTTCCTGATCGCAACCCCGCTGCCGCCCGAAGAAATTGTCCAATACATTCGACGACCATCGATCGACATGTCGAGTGAAATCTAGCCCGCCAGACATACCCAATTGATCGATGCTTCGCCACCACTGCCCCGCAAAATCGAGATGAAAATGCCAAACACCAAATCCGTATTGCTCGTTGATGACAGCAAGTTTGCCCGCCTTCTGGTCAAGGCATTCATTTCCAGCAATTTTGCCAATTGGGAAATCGACGAGGCCGAGGATGGCGCCAAGGCGCTTGAGATGGTTGATGCCAAAACCTATGACTACATGCTGGTTGACTTCAACATGCCGGGCATGGATGGGCTTGAACTGGGCGAAAAGCTGCGCAGCCGGTTCCCCGGGGCTGTAATTGCGCTGCTGACTGCCAATATTCAACAGGAGATCCAGAACAAGGCCGAGAACCTTGGCCTTGATTTCATCGCAAAGCCCCCGACTGAGAACAAAATTCGCGACTACATCATGTCGCGGGAAGCAACCCGATGATCGAACTGACCGAACTTGAACATGATACCATCAGTGAACTGATCAATATTGGTGTCGGGCGTGCCGCGTCGTCCCTTTCTGAAATGGTTGATCAGCCCGTTGAACTGACCGTGCCCGCCATCTCGTTTGTCGAACGGTTTTCCGACAGCGAATTGGCCAACGCCCCGACCGAAGTTGTTTCTGCCGTCAGTCAAAGTTTTCATGGACCGTTTACCGGTGAAGCCATGCTTGTCTTCCCGGAAGTTCGCAGCCTGGAACTTGTGCGTAGCTTGCTTAAAGTTGACGTACCACTTGATACGCTGACCGATCTTGAACAGGAAGCCCTGATGGAGGTCGGCAACATTATCCTCAATGCTTGCCTTGGCAGTATTTCGAACGTTCTGGGTGAACCAATCAATTGCTCCATGCCGACGTTTCGCAAACGCGAAACGCGTGCATTGCTTGACGATGACACTGCAGGGGGCAGCGCTGCAACGAATCCCGTTTTGATGATTCTGCATGTACAGTTCATGCTGCGTCAGAACGATATCAATGGCTATGTGCTGTTTGTGATGGACTTGGAGTCCATCCAGATGTTGCGTGAACTGGTGCGGCGTTTTCTGGCCAACTCCCTTGGATAACCGGTGAGAGGTGAATGACAAAGTCGCAATCCGCTAAGGGGGACCAACCCCCGTCATTTGATCTGAACCGTGACAGCGATGCTGCTGATCTTTTCGCAGCACTGCTTGATACGGCAGATACAGGGCTGATTGCGCTTGCCACGGACGGGACGATTTGCCATTGGAACCAATGGATGCAAAGCCGGTCGGGCAAGGATGCCGATCAGGTGATGGGCAAGGCGTTGCACGATGTGTTCCCCGACACGAAACTGGGCCGTGTCAGCCTTGCGATTGAAGATTGCCTGAAATTCGGCATGCCGGCTGTCATTTCGCCCTCACTCAATCAGGGTGCCTTGCCGCTTCGTCCCCTACCGCAATTTGCCGCCAGTTTTGATCGTATGGAGCAATCCATTCGTGTTCATCCGATCCAGACCAAGCGGAATGGCACGCTTTGTTCATTGATCATTCGCGACGTTACACTGGCTGTTCAGCGCGACCGTCTTTTGCGCCAGCAGGCCGCCGAGCTCGCCGACCTTGTGACACAAACCAAACGCAGCGAAGACCGCACACGTGCGATTTTGCAAAACACCATCGATGCCATTCTTGTCGCTTCTGACGATGGCAGCATCGAACCGCTTAATTCCCGCGCGCAGGAGCTTTGCGGCCCAACGGGTGATCCGGAACTGCGCAACATCATCCGGTTTTTGCTGCCTGATAGCGAACATACCCCGCTGAACCCGCCGCCGCCAAACCGGCTTTTGACCGATCTTGGCACCGGCGTGATCGAAGTGCTGGCATCCACGCTCAGTGGTCGCAATGTGCCGCTTGAAGTCGCGATCAGCCATTTTTCCGCCGATCAGCGTTATCACTACATCATTACGCTGCGTGATATTTCCCAGCGCAAACGTCACGAAAAAGAAATCCAGCGCACGATGCAGGAACTTGAACGCTCGAACGCGGAACTCGAACAGTTCGCCTATGCCGCTTCGCATGACTTGCAGGAACCGTTGCGCATGGTTTCAAGCTACACGCAGTTGCTTGCCCGGCGGTATGAGGGACAACTCGACGAAACAGCCGATGAATTCATTCATTACGCGGTTGATGGCACGCAACGCATGCAGCGGATGATTGATGACCTCCTAACCCTGTCGCGGGTTGGGCGCCACGGCAAACCGTTCAATCCCGTCCCGCTCGACAATCTGTTTGATGCCATTGTCACCAATTTCAGGCGTGCCGGTTCCACCCCCGAAGGCAACATCATCCGCGAAGGCCACCTGCCGACCGTCATGGGGGACGCAAGCCAGTTGCTTTTGTTGTTCCAGAACCTGGTGTCAAATGGACTTAAATACAGTGATCCGAAAAACGGTCAGGTCCGGATTTTCGCATCGGAAACACCAGACAGCTATCGGATCTTTGTCGCCGATAACGGGATCGGCATCGACCCGCAATATCACGAAACCATCTTTGAAATCTTCAAGCGCCTGCATGGCTATGGGGATTATGCCGGGACGGGAATTGGCCTTGCGATCTGTAAAAAGATCGTCGACCGACATGGTGGCGGTATCGATGTCACAAGCAAGCCCGGCCAGGGCAGCACCTTTTGTGTCGAGCTGCCAAAAGAATTGTCGATTGTCGCCGCATCCGAAAGCATGTAGCTTTCAGTTTACGTAAGCGTAAAGATGATTGAGCCCCCATGAGCGACAGCTACACCATCACCGATCTTGCCCGCGAATTCGAAGTCACCACCCGAACCATCCGCTTTTACGAGGATCAGGAACTGATTTCGCCCGAACGGCAAGGTCAGACCCGGATCTATAGCCAGCGTGACCGTGTGCGCCTGCGCCTGATCATGCGTGGCAAGCGGCTTGGATTTTCACTAAAGGAAATTCGCGATTTGCTGGATCTTTATGACGGCGATCGCAGCGAGATCACCCAGCTGACCACACTGGTCGACAAGGTCAATGAACGCCGCGCGACACTGCGCAAGCAGCGCGAAGACATTGACGCAACGCTTGATGAACTCGACAAGCTTGAAGAAACTTGTCAGGAAGAACTGTCGCGCAAGAAGGCGGGCTAAGAGCCCTGCCCTTTGCCAGCGTTATTGACTGCTACCTGTTGGGTTCTGCACCTTGACCAACTGGGCTTCCGAAGGGCGGGACAGGATAAAACAGCTAACAGGAATGG
Above is a window of Thalassospira sp. ER-Se-21-Dark DNA encoding:
- a CDS encoding MerR family DNA-binding transcriptional regulator, with protein sequence MSDSYTITDLAREFEVTTRTIRFYEDQELISPERQGQTRIYSQRDRVRLRLIMRGKRLGFSLKEIRDLLDLYDGDRSEITQLTTLVDKVNERRATLRKQREDIDATLDELDKLEETCQEELSRKKAG